The Cicer arietinum cultivar CDC Frontier isolate Library 1 unplaced genomic scaffold, Cicar.CDCFrontier_v2.0 Ca_scaffold_4935_v2.0, whole genome shotgun sequence genome segment TACAATTGTCAAAAATGGGGGCATTTTGTAGATGTGTGTTACTTAGGCAACAAGAGGCAATCAAAACAAGATAATGCAAAGTTTGCTCATGAAGAGCAAGATGATGAACCTGTAATATTGATGGTAACCACTAAGGAAGATGAAGTGGGAACAAATTTATGGTACTTGGACACGGGATGCTTAACTCATATGTCTGGAAGGAAAGATTGGTTCATCAATCTTGATGAATCAATGAAAAGTAAAGTGAAATTTGCAAACAGTAGCTCACTTATGGCAGAGGGTGTAGGAGAAGTTCTAATTCAAAATAAGAATGGAAAACAGTCAAAGATTTCAGAAGGTCTATTTGTCCCTGGATTGAAGTGTAATCTTCTAAGTGTTGGTCAGCTGCTTGAGAAAGGTTACATGATGAAACTTGAGGATAAGCAATTGAAAACAAGAAACAACTGAAATGTGTGAAGATTGTGTCCAATCCAAACAACATAGAAGTCATTTCAGCAAGCATATGGAAGTCAGGTCAAAGGAGAAGTTGGAAGTGATCTATTCAGATTTTGTGGCCCTATGCAAGTTGACTCAATTGGAGATAATAGGTATGTTATAACTTT includes the following:
- the LOC101507399 gene encoding uncharacterized protein, whose product is NKRQSKQDNAKFAHEEQDDEPVILMVTTKEDEVGTNLWYLDTGCLTHMSGRKDWFINLDESMKSKVKFANSSSLMAEGVGEVLIQNKNGKQSKISEGLFVPGLKCNLLSVGQLLEKGYMMKLEDKQLKTRNN